The Thalassomonas actiniarum genome contains the following window.
CCAGGGGTTGTGTGATGTGATAGACATCGTCCCCTTCAATATCCTGGGCGCTGAGTTTCAGCTGCGGCAGTAAAGCGCGCACATCTATCAGGGTTAACGGCCCGGTAAACACCACCTTGCTCATTTCCCGGGGCGCCAGCATCCGGCTGTCAAAAAATCTTTCCCCTTTCGGATTGGGGGTGACATGGGAAAAAGCCTCGGCCAAGGCGCCTTTGGGGCTGTTGGCCAGATAGGTCAGGCCAAAGTCTTGCTGGCGGCCATTCCAGCGGCCTTTTTGCTGTTCGTTCTCGGGGCAGAACAGGCTTAATGCAGCACTTTTTTGCTGGTCGTAAAACTGTTGCTGGACCCGGTAGGTGACGGTCATTTCAGCTGTCTTTAGTTTGCCGGGCGCTAGAGACGCTACCAAGGCGGTGAGCGCTTTGACATCAAAATTATCCCTTGCTTGCTGCTTCCCTGTCTGACTCATGGCTGTACTCTTGAAACTCCTTAAATTTACCCTGCTGTTAAATGCTTGTAGGCGGCATTTGCAGGGGCAGAGGAATTATCATCAAATGCCCTGTGAGAAGCAAATCCGTTTCGGACTTTCGGTATATTTAACACCTCATTCTTGTTTTTCTTGAAAACAGCCTCATTGATAGCAGAGTTGAAAACAACATCTGTACCGCCAAAACGAAAGAGCATCTGATTTTTATGAGTAAGTTAACGTTAAGAAAGCCCTTTGCCAGTCCGGCGACAAAAATCTATCTCTTTAACTTTCTCAACGAAAGCGAAAGCGGGGTGGTGCGGCGGCTGCAGGAGGATATGTTGATTGCCGCCAATTTCTCCTCAGCCGAGGGCAAGTCGTCGTCAGAAATTATCCAGGTGTTTGACATTAGCAACCTCGATCAGTGTTACAGCGCTGTGCTTATGGTGAGCAGAGACGCCGAAATGGGTCAGCTGCCTTTGATACATCTGCAGGGACACGGCGCCAGAGATAAAGGGCTAAAATGCACAAATGGCAGCTTTATCCCCTGGGCGACATTAATCGACCTGTTTGAAAAAGTGATTTATAGCTCCCGGGGGCAATTGACCGTGATCGCTGCCGCCTGCTACTCTTTTGAACTGACGACACAGCTTGAGCCATATGGCAAATTGCCCTATGCCTTTTATTACGGTTATGACCGGGCGATAAGCTTAGGGGAAATGGAGCAAGACCTAAGTTCCCTGTACCGAAATTTTATCGTCAATAAGGCGGATATTAGCGGCTCACCTTTAGCTATCAAGGTGCATTCAGAGTACGATAATCTTGAAGCGGTTCGTGGTGCTTTGCTGGTGTTGATAAACCCTGAGCAGGCAAGAAAAGAGGGACTTTCAAAAAGCGCATTGAAAAAGAAGCTAGACCTTGATTTGCCGGCATCCCAGGCGCGAAAACTGTTTGACCAGATAGTGCAATCACGGGGCCTGGTGATAATGGTGATTAATAACATGTTTCATCCGACCGAGCGTAGAAAATTTATTCTTGAGGATGTTTTGGAATACTGCAACGGCATGATCCCTGATAAAGAGAGCAATGAAGGCCTCAGTGGATAGGTGAGGCTTGAAAGGTGATCTTTATGGTTACGACACAAATATTAAACTGTTTGTCCACATGCCCAGCCGCTGCTCCAGGCAAACTGGAAGTTATAACCGCCGAGCCAGCCGGTAACGTCGATCACTTCACCGATAAAATAAAGCCCGGGAGCTTTTTTTGCTTCAAAGGTTTTTGATGATAATTCATCTGTATCCACGCCGCCTAATGTCACTTCCGCGGTACGGTAGCCTTCGGTTCCGTTTGGTTTTATGGTCCAGTTATGGATGTAGTCGTGCAGAGCTTTTATCTCGCTATGACTTAGTTGGCCCAGGGTTTTATCTGGGATCT
Protein-coding sequences here:
- a CDS encoding RES family NAD+ phosphorylase, whose protein sequence is MSQTGKQQARDNFDVKALTALVASLAPGKLKTAEMTVTYRVQQQFYDQQKSAALSLFCPENEQQKGRWNGRQQDFGLTYLANSPKGALAEAFSHVTPNPKGERFFDSRMLAPREMSKVVFTGPLTLIDVRALLPQLKLSAQDIEGDDVYHITQPLADALYLMFAKDVHGILYSSRWSGDLLDCAAIWSHPPVGQTEQTPLDDFEYQGMDSYEILCEQLNFAFTG